From the genome of Solibacillus sp. FSL H8-0538:
CCTTCATCGACTCTTCAACAAGTCGTTTTGTTTCCTTAATCGTCAGTTGTGGGCTAACGCTGATCGTCGCATTTCCAATACCTTCCTTTGTTGCGAATGTCACGATGTTGTCGTTCACTGACTGAATTTCTTCTGTTAAGCCAACATCCCCACTTACAAACGCAATCGGTACGCCGTGTAAAGCGGCTGCATATGTATTAATCAAAAATTCACTAGCATATTCGCCGTTAATCTTCACATCCGCAAAAACGCAAAGTGTATGCGCTAATGGATTTCGTTCACTACCACCTTTACTGTGATACCCAATGAAAATTGCACGATCAAAGCTTTCATCAAGCCCTGCTACCATACACATTGGTTCATACGTCCAACCACGAATTACCTTGCAGTTCTCCGGTAAGTTCGAAATATCCATATTACGTGCCGAATCATGTGCATCCTTTAGTAAAATTTCCGTCGCACCACCAGCGATTGCTCCTTCAATTGCAGCTTCTACTTCCTTTGTCATTTGCTGTTTAAAAAACTGGCTATCGGGCGCGTTAAGCTCTGTTTCGCTCCACGATGTTGTCCCTGTAATTCCTTCAATATCTGCACTTATATATACCTTCATATGTATCGACACTCCTTCACATTATTGTCCTGGACCTCTGCTACGACCGCACCATAGCGGGCTTGTTGTGCGTCTATACGTCTGGCCCATGTCGCATTTCCAAAATCGTAGTGCCACCATTCCTCCGAATAATTCGTAAAACCAACAGCTATCATACAGTTATATAAAAGACGACGATACTTTAGCGCCTCTTCATTTTCGTTTGGGTGTTGCTCAAAATAACGTGTCGCTGATTTCGGATCGATTGCATCAAAGTCTGTACCGAGATTCAGCGCATTGCCCACCAAATCCCCAAGCGTCAAATCAATCGCTCCCCCGGTTAAATGCGGTATAGAGTGTCCCGGCTCCAAGCTAGGAAACGCCACATACTTTCGTGTTTCTTCCAAAACTTCTTCTTCCGTATAAGTCGGGTACTGCTTTTTAATTTGCTCTGAAAAATGCGTAAACAAATATTGCTGCACTTGAAACGGTCGATACCCGTCATACAAAATAAAACTAGTATTCTCAGGCAATAACATCAACGCTTTCTTTATTCGTTCATAAGCATTCTCTCGCAAATAGATTGACTTTAAGCTATTTGGAATTTTTTGTTCATAATAAATCGGCTTAATAAATATTCTTGGATGGTCCTCGCCAATAAGAATAAGTCGCTCGTTATTTTCTTGAATAGATGGATACTGTTGCCCTACAGGCTTTATTAATGCCTCTATGGGATGAAGTAACTTATGTTGTATAACGATTCACCTCAATATAATAATTATTTTGAAAATTCTATATATTAATATAAAGTTAGCATATTTAGAAAATTTTGACTAGATATAAAATTACTATAAAAAACATTTTATTGAATAATATTACATTTAAGGGATGAATGTGTTCTATTTTGTCTATCAAACTTTTTTGATTAGTGATGCTATTTAATAAAGCTATTCAAGCATCTAGGTGCTCGAATAGCTTTTTAAAATTTATAACATTATTATTTTGCAAATACATAAGCATTTACAACATGCCCATCTCGACCAGTTGTCGTCTCTGCCTGAGAGAGCGAGTTCAAAATTGCTTCCTCTGTAACCTCTGCCGCCGCAGTAAATAGCTGATTCATGACAGGGTGACCCTCACTTAGCTGTGTACGTGTTTCCACAAGTTCATCCGTCGTATGTTGAATAGTGTGTGCCGTTGTAAAGCCAATCACTATATCACCACTCCCATGTGAAAAATGGCTGCCCGTTCGCCCTAGACCGATGCCGCAGCGCTTAATGACACGTGTGAGTTGACGGCTACTAAGAGGCGCATCCGTTGCCAGTACAATCATAATCGAGCCATCTGTCGGCGATAACGTAGACGCATCCTGAGTAGTCGACACAACGTAACGATTTGCTGAAAACTCAGAACTATATCCAAAATTACTTAACACCATACACCCAACCGTATATGATACATTCTGGTCTTCTACCTTCACAACCCGTGATGCCGAGCCGATGCCGCCTTTATAACCGAAGCAGATCATCCCTTTTCCCGCACCAACTGCCCCTTCTGCAGCCACTTCTTCTGAAGCACAATGAATCGCTTCAATCGCATGCTCAGGCGAAACTGGACAAGCACGAATCGAGTTCAGATGACTATCATTACACTCTCCTACGACAATATTTATCGTACCCGTCTTATCACCAATCTCCGCATTCGCGTCTAACATAACTTGCAGCGTCCCCTGTGTCACAGCAGGTACGCCAAATGTATTCGTCAGCATTATTGGTGACTCAATAACACCTAACTCATTAACCTGCACAAGTCCCGCCGTTTTACCAAAGCCATTTAGCACATAACTCGCAGCGGTTACCTTATGCTGAAATAAATTCCCGCCGTGCGGTAAAATTGCCGTTACCCCCGTACATGCATGCTCTCCGCCCTCATCAAGTTTATGATCAAGCGTTACATGTCCAACGCGCACACCTGCTACATCTGTAATACAATTTTTCGCACCCACTGGTAACTTCCCAATCACAATGCCCATTTCTCGTACTTTTTTCTTCACACTATCCACTCCTCAGTGATTAATAAATCCAATACTATTGTATAATAATTCGCACAATTTAAAATTGAGAATAAAATTTACTTTTCAAGATAGTAGATAAACCATACATGAAATACCCGTTACAGCCTGTCAACCTAAAATGGCTATACAAAATACAAATGCACTACCTCTCCAAGCCACCTGCGTTTTGTAGGAGTGAAAGGATGCAGAAGAGGGTGCCCGAAAAATCATTCGGACACCCTCTTCGCTTACTCTTCTAGTTTTCTAATAAATTCACGCATTAGCCCTGGTAAGTCAGGCCATGCATGACCACTGACAAGATTGCCGTCTGTATGCAGGTTTGCGTCAATATACGTTGCACCTGCGACTTGGACTTCCGGCTTGCAGGCAATATATGCCGTTAGCTCACGTCCTTGTAGCACATCAGGAATTGTCGCAAAAATTTGCGCCGCGTGACAAACAGCTGCGACCGGCTTTTCGGCCTCAAAGAAATGACGCACAATTGCTGGGACATGTTCATTTAAACGAATGTATTCTGGCGCACGACCACCAGGAATAATGAGCCCATCAAATTGTTCAGGATTAATGTCCGCAAAGGCTGCATTTGAATCTAAGCCATAAGCAGGACGCTCGATATATGTATCGACCCCGTCGACAAAATCATGAAGTACCGTTTGCATTTTCTTCACTGAAGGTGCTGCAATCGTCACATCATAGCCCGCCTCTAGGCAGCGGTAATACGGATAATAAATCTCCAGCGCCTCAACTGCATCGCCCGCAATAATTAATACATTTTTCGTCATCTTTCCATCCCCTTTATTAGTGAATCTAGTAACTTAATTCAACAATAAAAAGAGAATTCCTGCTGAAGGTCATATTTTTTACAATAAAAGTAAAAAAGAGAAGGCACTATAACACCCTCTCTTAGCAGATTATTATACTTTGCGCATGACAAATTTATTCACTCACTAGTCCTTGTCCTGTAGAATATTCATGGTATAAAGCATGCGATTCTAATAATTCCTCATGCGTTCCTTGCCCCGTTATTTGCCCCTTCTCAATAAATAAAATCCGGTCTGCATGAACAATCGTAGCTAAACGATGCGCAATGATAAACGTTGTACGACCTTTCATTAAGTGATGCAACGCTTCTTGTACTAAAATTTCTGAGGCACTGTCTAAATTGGATGTTGCCTCGTCCAGTAATAAAATTTGCGAATCATACAATAATGCCCGTGCGATCGCAATACGTTGCCTTTGTCCACCCGATAATTTAATGCCGCGCTCACCAACTTCTGTCGAAAAGCCTGCTGGTAATTCCTCGATAAATGTTAACGCATTCGCTGCCCGTGCTGCTTGTCGGACTTGTTCCAAAGCGGGTGCTTCTGTTAGACCATACGTGATATTTTCAAAAATCGTGCCACTAAGTAATGGGCTTTCTTGAGAAACATAGCCTACTTTTCGACGCCATTCCTCTAAAGAAAGCTGTTGTAAATCATTGTTGTCGACCAAAATGGTTCCGTCTGTCGGTATATAAAAGCGTTCCAATAGAGAGAAAATGGTCGTCTTCCCGCCGCCACTTGGTCCAACAAGGGCGGTTACAGTACCCGCCTGCACTCCAAATGACAGGTCCTTGAGTATTTGACGGCTTTCATTGTATTGAAATGCAACTTTATCAAACGTAAGTGTTGTAATTGCTTCCACTGATTTTCCGTTGACTTGTTCACTGTCCATCGCAAAGATTTCTTGAATGCGTTCTGTTGCTCCCGCTGCCTTTTGGAATGCTGTAAAGGACGTGGCGATTTGTGTGAATGGAATAATAATTTGGAATAAGTAAAAGATAATTGCCACCAATTGGCCCGCAGTTAATGCCCCACTTGCCACTTGCGAGCCACCATACCCTAAAATGACGACGAGTAATCCCATCATGATCAGTGTCATAATCGGTGAAATAAACGCCTGTACTTTTGCCTCTTTTAACCCAAATTGAAATAAACGACCGATTGCGGCATTGCCAGTTTCTGTTTCACGTTCCTCTGCGCGATAAGATTTTACTAGACGAATTTCTGTTAAAATCCTACCGAGTAATCCGGAAAAGGAAGCCATTTCTTTTTGTGTTTTGATCGCAATATTATGCATCATTCGCCCAAGAGGTAGGATAATCGCTGTCGAAATTGGTACACTAATGAGTAAAATTAGTGTCATTTTCCAATCAATAATAAGTAATAAAACGATTGCTCCAATAATGGAAATCACACCGGAAATTACTTGCACAAAATGCTGCGTAATGAGTGTTTTCAACGTCGATGTATCTTGCGTGATGCGGCTCATCGTTTCGCCCGTTTCATGTTGATCATAATAAGGAATCGGCAATGTTAATATTTTTGCCCACAGCTGTTCACGCATATTGGCAACAACTTTTTCACCGATATATGTTAGCATATAGAAAGAAAATCCACCTGTAATGGCTTGTAACACAAATACAACGAGCAAGAATCCGATTATTTTCCAATCAAAACTCTCGAGTGTTAAGGAATCTACTAACCTGCTTGTTATCAACGGCACGACAAGACCAGCTATAGTTTCAACCACTGATAAAAAAAGTGCAATTAATGTGATTTTTACCGGCCACTTTACTCGTTTAAGTAGATGCAAAAATGACTTCGCAGATGGTTTGTTCTCTCGTCTTTCTTCCAAAAGCGTTTCCTCCTAACATTATGTAAATACAATAATTGTATCATGTGCCAGTGATTATACCATTTAAGAAGACGGCGTTACGCGCACAACCGTTTAAATAGCTTCACTGACGTAGGCTTACCCCACTCCAGCTGTATATAATTATTTGAACGTTATCCATTAGAAAGACACATCTCGCCCAAAATAAGGCGAGATGATGTCCTTTCTTATCTACCAAGTCAAAATTCCACATTTTCTTGACAAAGAAAATGGCTGTGCCAAAAGTACATTTCACCCTTTTTGGCACAATCCTTTTTTTATTTTACCTGACATTAATTTGTGTTTACTATAGTTTCACACGTTGTAAGCGTAATGCGTTTAAGACAACCGATACCGAACTAAATGCCATTGCAGCGCCTGCTACCCAAGGCGCCAATAAACCGATTGCTGCAATTGGAATACCCATTGTATTGTAGGCAAATGCCCAAAATAAATTTTGTTTAATGTTTCGCATTGTTTTACGACTCATTAAAATCGCATCGGCAATGCTATTTAAATCGCCGCGAATTAACGTAATATCGGCCGCTTCCATTGCGACGTCTGTTCCTGTACCGATCGCCATCCCGATATTCGCTGTGGCAAGTGCGGGGGCGTCGTTAATACCGTCCCCAACCATCGCAACTTTTTTACCTTGTGCTTGCAGTTTTTTCACTTCTTCTGCTTTACCTTCAGGAAGTACTTCTGCGATGACAGCATTTACACCGACTTCTTTTCCGATTGCTTGTGCTGTACGTTCGTTATCACCTGTCATCATAATGACGGTGATTCCCATATTTTGCAGACGTTTGATTGCTTCTGCTGACGTATCTTTAATAGTATCGGCAACTGCTACTAAACCAGCATACTGTCCGTTAATCGCTGCCAACATCGCTGTTTTCCCATCACGTTCAAGTGCTTCCATCATCGGTAATACATGTGTAATATCAATGCCGTAGTGTGCCATTAATTTACGTGTACCGACAACAACCGATTTTCCAGAAACCGTTGCTTGTACGCCAAACCCTGGAATGGCTTCGAAAAATTGAACGGTACCAAGTTTAATACCTCGATCCACAATCCCGGCAACAATGGCATCTGCTAATGGATGCTCCGATTGTTTTTCTGCTGCGCCAATTAAGGATAGGAAATGCTCTTCTTGTCCAGCTACAAGTGCAATATCTGTTAATACCGGTTTCCCATGTGTTACAGTACCTGTTTTATCAACTATTACTGTATCAATACTTTGTGTTTGTTCTAAATGTTCGCCGCCTTTGAATAAAATCCCGAATTCAGCTGCACGTCCAGAACCGGCCATAATTGAAGTTGGTGTCGCAAGACCGAGCGCACATGGACAGGCAATAACAAGTACTGTAATGAACACTTCAAGTGCTTTTGTAAAGTCACTTGGTGTTACCCATAAAATCCATACAAGGAATGTAACAACAGCAACACCAACAACAATTGGCACGAAAATACCTGAAACTTGGTCCGCTAGTCGTTGAATGGGCGCTTTAGAACCTTGCGCATCTTCTACTACTTTAATAATTTGTGCAAGCGCTGTATGACGACCGACTTTTGTTGCGGTCATTTTAATAAAGCCGTTTTTATTAATGGTTGAACCGTATAGGACGTCGCCCATTTTTTTATCTACTGGTAAACTTTCACCTGTTAACATCGATTCATCAACAGCGGTAAAGCCTTCTAATACTTCACCGTCTACTGGAATTTTTTCACCAGGTTTCACAAGGATTGTATCACCTAGTACAACCTCTTCAAGTGGCACTTCTTTTTCAATGCCCTCACGAACTACAATGGCTGCTTTGGCTTGAAGACCCATTAATTTTTTTATGGCTTCCGATGACCGACCTTTTGCTTTTGCTTCGAATAATTTACCAAGTAAAATCAGTGTAATCAGCACCGCACTTGTCTCAAAGTAAAGATGCGGTCCGTGGTGTGTGCCCGCAGTTAAGATCGCTTGGTACACACTGTAGAAATACGCAGCAGATGTACCCATAACAACTAATACATCCATATTCGCACTACCATTACGAAGGGCTTTATATGCGCCGACATAGAACTGTTTTCCGATAATAAATTGTACCGGTGTTGCGAGAAGCATTTGTACCCACGGATTCATTAGGAAATCGGGTACATATAAGAACGAGGTAAATGAAAAGTGTCCTACCATCGTCCAAAGTAACGGTAATGAAAGTAT
Proteins encoded in this window:
- a CDS encoding heavy metal translocating P-type ATPase; its protein translation is MGTEVKEANLQITGMTCAACAIRIEKGLNKMDGVEQASVNLALEKSLIKYDPMKLSEADFEKKIEALGYGVVKLKVEFAITGMTCAACSTRIEKGLKKMNGVAIANVNLALEKATIEFNPSEVAIADILAKVEKLGYGAHLKKDDAVQVDHRKEAIKQQQNKFLLAVILSLPLLWTMVGHFSFTSFLYVPDFLMNPWVQMLLATPVQFIIGKQFYVGAYKALRNGSANMDVLVVMGTSAAYFYSVYQAILTAGTHHGPHLYFETSAVLITLILLGKLFEAKAKGRSSEAIKKLMGLQAKAAIVVREGIEKEVPLEEVVLGDTILVKPGEKIPVDGEVLEGFTAVDESMLTGESLPVDKKMGDVLYGSTINKNGFIKMTATKVGRHTALAQIIKVVEDAQGSKAPIQRLADQVSGIFVPIVVGVAVVTFLVWILWVTPSDFTKALEVFITVLVIACPCALGLATPTSIMAGSGRAAEFGILFKGGEHLEQTQSIDTVIVDKTGTVTHGKPVLTDIALVAGQEEHFLSLIGAAEKQSEHPLADAIVAGIVDRGIKLGTVQFFEAIPGFGVQATVSGKSVVVGTRKLMAHYGIDITHVLPMMEALERDGKTAMLAAINGQYAGLVAVADTIKDTSAEAIKRLQNMGITVIMMTGDNERTAQAIGKEVGVNAVIAEVLPEGKAEEVKKLQAQGKKVAMVGDGINDAPALATANIGMAIGTGTDVAMEAADITLIRGDLNSIADAILMSRKTMRNIKQNLFWAFAYNTMGIPIAAIGLLAPWVAGAAMAFSSVSVVLNALRLQRVKL
- a CDS encoding DJ-1/PfpI family protein → MTKNVLIIAGDAVEALEIYYPYYRCLEAGYDVTIAAPSVKKMQTVLHDFVDGVDTYIERPAYGLDSNAAFADINPEQFDGLIIPGGRAPEYIRLNEHVPAIVRHFFEAEKPVAAVCHAAQIFATIPDVLQGRELTAYIACKPEVQVAGATYIDANLHTDGNLVSGHAWPDLPGLMREFIRKLEE
- a CDS encoding DmpA family aminopeptidase, whose translation is MKKKVREMGIVIGKLPVGAKNCITDVAGVRVGHVTLDHKLDEGGEHACTGVTAILPHGGNLFQHKVTAASYVLNGFGKTAGLVQVNELGVIESPIMLTNTFGVPAVTQGTLQVMLDANAEIGDKTGTINIVVGECNDSHLNSIRACPVSPEHAIEAIHCASEEVAAEGAVGAGKGMICFGYKGGIGSASRVVKVEDQNVSYTVGCMVLSNFGYSSEFSANRYVVSTTQDASTLSPTDGSIMIVLATDAPLSSRQLTRVIKRCGIGLGRTGSHFSHGSGDIVIGFTTAHTIQHTTDELVETRTQLSEGHPVMNQLFTAAAEVTEEAILNSLSQAETTTGRDGHVVNAYVFAK
- a CDS encoding ABC transporter ATP-binding protein, whose protein sequence is MEERRENKPSAKSFLHLLKRVKWPVKITLIALFLSVVETIAGLVVPLITSRLVDSLTLESFDWKIIGFLLVVFVLQAITGGFSFYMLTYIGEKVVANMREQLWAKILTLPIPYYDQHETGETMSRITQDTSTLKTLITQHFVQVISGVISIIGAIVLLLIIDWKMTLILLISVPISTAIILPLGRMMHNIAIKTQKEMASFSGLLGRILTEIRLVKSYRAEERETETGNAAIGRLFQFGLKEAKVQAFISPIMTLIMMGLLVVILGYGGSQVASGALTAGQLVAIIFYLFQIIIPFTQIATSFTAFQKAAGATERIQEIFAMDSEQVNGKSVEAITTLTFDKVAFQYNESRQILKDLSFGVQAGTVTALVGPSGGGKTTIFSLLERFYIPTDGTILVDNNDLQQLSLEEWRRKVGYVSQESPLLSGTIFENITYGLTEAPALEQVRQAARAANALTFIEELPAGFSTEVGERGIKLSGGQRQRIAIARALLYDSQILLLDEATSNLDSASEILVQEALHHLMKGRTTFIIAHRLATIVHADRILFIEKGQITGQGTHEELLESHALYHEYSTGQGLVSE
- a CDS encoding M15 family metallopeptidase → MLLPENTSFILYDGYRPFQVQQYLFTHFSEQIKKQYPTYTEEEVLEETRKYVAFPSLEPGHSIPHLTGGAIDLTLGDLVGNALNLGTDFDAIDPKSATRYFEQHPNENEEALKYRRLLYNCMIAVGFTNYSEEWWHYDFGNATWARRIDAQQARYGAVVAEVQDNNVKECRYI
- a CDS encoding M55 family metallopeptidase; translated protein: MKVYISADIEGITGTTSWSETELNAPDSQFFKQQMTKEVEAAIEGAIAGGATEILLKDAHDSARNMDISNLPENCKVIRGWTYEPMCMVAGLDESFDRAIFIGYHSKGGSERNPLAHTLCVFADVKINGEYASEFLINTYAAALHGVPIAFVSGDVGLTEEIQSVNDNIVTFATKEGIGNATISVSPQLTIKETKRLVEESMKVDREALQVTLPTRFVVEIIYREHTRAYRNSFYPGATFKPHNTVEFVTNDYFEVLRILQFLT